The genomic segment CTTTTATCTATCATATGTAAAACTTGAATTTCAGGGCAAACAACTTTGCATTTCATACAAGCAGTACATTTTTCACTATTATGATGAACTCTTAATAGACTAAATCTTCCAATTAGTGAATAAAATCCACCAAGAGGACAAATATGTCCACACCAACCATTTTTTAAAACAAACAGATCAAACAAAAATATTACAATCATTGTTGCAAGTCCAAATCCAAGCCCAAAGATTAAACCTCGGTGAACCATTGATACAGGAGATATTAACTCAAAAGCTGCAACCCCCATAAAATATGAGATTATAAAACTAATTAAAATTAGCCAATATCTTAAATTTCTAGTTACTGGTTGTTTTTTTTGTACTTCATCAAATTTAAAAACTCTTCTTAGGTAATTTGCACAGTCTGTAATTATATTTACAGGGCAAACCCAAGAGCAAAAAGCTCTTCCACCAAGAATAAGATAAAAAATTGAAATAATTAAAGCACCTAAAGCTATATCAAAAGAGATTATAGCTCCTGCAAAAATCATTTGTAAAACTGCAAAAGGGTCGCTTAGTGTAACAGTTTGTAAAACCAAAGAGCTACTTAAATTACCCATTAAAATATTTATTCCATAAATATTTGCTAAAATATATAAAGCTATAATAGAGACTTGTGTAAATCTTCTAGCAATTAAAAATCTATATTTTTTCATTCTAGTAAATCCTTCATATCGCTATTTAGTGACTCTATTGCACCTTTTTTATTTATTTTAGTTTTACCTAATTCAATGTTTGAATCTTTAACTCTTTGTTCATCTGCTTCATCCCAACCTTTTATGTAGTGATCACCAACTTTTCCAAGTGCAATTTCTCGTGGAAGCACAAAAATTGCTGGTTTTTCAGTAATACAGGCTTTTTCACAAAGTCCACAACCTGTACAAATATCACTATTTACAACAGGTTTTAAAAATGCATGTTTACCTGTTCTTTCATTTTTTTCATATACTATATCAATAGCTTCTCCTAAAAGAGGACAAGCTCTATAGCAAGCATCGCATTGAATTCCCCAAAAAGCTACACAAGATTTTATGTCTACAACTGCAACTCCCATCTCCATTTGTCTTATCTCAAAAGCATTTTCACTATTTTTGACCTTTTTTTCATCTAATGCTTTTGTTGGACAAATTGGAACACATGGAATATCAACACACATATAACAAGGAATATCTCTTGGTACAAAATATGGAGTTCCCAAAGGTAAATTATCACCTGGTTTTGCCAATTTTAGTGTATCAAAAGGGCATGCCTCTACACAAAGTCCACATTTTATACAAGTAGCCAAAAAGTCATCTTCTTTTAAGGCTGCTGGTGGTCGAAGTATCAAGTTACTAGCTTTTACTTCGCTTAAATATGCACTCCATGTTAAACTACCAAGTACTACTAAACCAATAGTTCTAGCACTTTTTAGAAGAAATTTTCTTCTATTTTCTTGATAGTTTTCTACTATATTCATCTATTTTTACCTTATGCTTTATAAACTTTTACAGCACATTTTTTGAAGTCTGTTTGTCCTGATTGTGGACAAGTTGCATCTAAACAAACTTTGTTTATAAATACCTTTTCATCAAACCAAGGAACATATACTAAACCACGACTTGGTCTATTTCTTCCTCTTGTTTCAACTCTTGCTTTTACTTTTCCACGTCTAGACTCTATCCAAGCTAACTCACCTTGTTTTACACCATATTTATTTGCATCTTCAGGGTGAATATAACAAAGTGCTTCAGGAACTGCTCGATAAAGTTCAGGAACTCTCATAGTCATAGTTCCACTATGCCAGTGTTCTAAAACTCTTCCTGTGCTTAACCAAACTGGATATTGTTCATCTGGCATTTCAGGTGGATCCATATAAGGTCGTGCAAAGATTTTAGCTTTATTTTTTAGAGATTTTTTAGTTTGATCTTTAACCCCTAATAAATCACCTTGAGCTAACTCTTTTGCTAATGTTCCATAGAAAGCAAAATCACTATTTGGATTTGCCATTTTTGCATAAGGGTCATATTTTGTATTAAATCTCCAAGAAGTCTCTTTCCCATCAACAACTGGCCATTTAAGACCTCTAACTCTATGATAAGTGTCAAAATCTGCTAAATCGTGAGCATGTCCTCTTCCAAAATCTGCATACTCTTCAAATAGATATTTTTGTATAAAGAATCCATAACCTTTCCATGGTTTTCCATCACTTCCTAAAACATTTCTATTATCACCAAATGCTTCACTATTATCATATCCAGCTTGAATCTCATCTTTTAGGTCTACTTTATATGATTTTGCTCTATCATTTGCAAATAGGATTTCATACATAGTCGTATTTTCATTATATCCCATAGCTTTTGCAGCTTCTATCATACTAGGAAGTTTTACTTCATTGTTTGTGCTAAGAAGAGCCTGCTCTCCCCAAACATCTTTTACCGTAAATCTTTTTGAAAGCTCAACCCATTGCCATGTATCACTCATAGCATCTCCAACTGGAATAACTTGTTGTCTCCAAAGTTGCGTTCT from the Aliarcobacter cryaerophilus ATCC 43158 genome contains:
- the napH gene encoding quinol dehydrogenase ferredoxin subunit NapH codes for the protein MKKYRFLIARRFTQVSIIALYILANIYGINILMGNLSSSLVLQTVTLSDPFAVLQMIFAGAIISFDIALGALIISIFYLILGGRAFCSWVCPVNIITDCANYLRRVFKFDEVQKKQPVTRNLRYWLILISFIISYFMGVAAFELISPVSMVHRGLIFGLGFGLATMIVIFLFDLFVLKNGWCGHICPLGGFYSLIGRFSLLRVHHNSEKCTACMKCKVVCPEIQVLHMIDKSSEPVLQECTLCARCIEVCEDDALNFELRNYMKEKK
- the napG gene encoding ferredoxin-type protein NapG; this translates as MNIVENYQENRRKFLLKSARTIGLVVLGSLTWSAYLSEVKASNLILRPPAALKEDDFLATCIKCGLCVEACPFDTLKLAKPGDNLPLGTPYFVPRDIPCYMCVDIPCVPICPTKALDEKKVKNSENAFEIRQMEMGVAVVDIKSCVAFWGIQCDACYRACPLLGEAIDIVYEKNERTGKHAFLKPVVNSDICTGCGLCEKACITEKPAIFVLPREIALGKVGDHYIKGWDEADEQRVKDSNIELGKTKINKKGAIESLNSDMKDLLE